The sequence cgactagcGTTCGAACATGTCCAGCTCCAATACATTCTTTACACGccccccagccacacacacacacacacacacacacacacacacacacacacacacacacacacacacacacacacacacacacacacacacacacacacacacacactacggcTGTACGGTTTGCGTCACACAGACATGAGTGGCCTGTCAGGCCCCCCTGGCATGCAGCCTGCTTACTCCAGAACAAAccagaaaccacacacactgcacacccACCCAGTGAACGAGGCTTGCCTCTTTTATCCCATGGGAAATGGTAATGCGTACGAAATCTGCCAGGCATCTAGATGGGCCCTGATTGGAGGGTTTTAGTCACGTGAATGCTTTTTGGTTTGCGTTCGGCTTGCTCAGTTTCCTccatttcatttgttttcatGTGGTCAGGTCCCTCATCTCTTTTATTTCTTTAACCGCGCCCACTGCTCACCAGGCACAGCACTGAATACATGATCTGATTACAGCGAATATAAATGATGGTGCCTTCCTGCAGTTTCCCCGACCTAAAGAAAACTCTCAAAGATTAACATAAACCATGGTCTTTTCTAAAGGTCAGGTTTTGGTTCACGGTTTTGACATGAAATGCATTCCTGCCCTTTGTCCAGTCAGTCTTTCGCTATTCTTTTTTATATTATGCTGCTATTTGGAAGTCATTGTTGAGATGTTGATATTAAGGTGGGGCTGTGAATGTACATTTCAATGCATCTATACATCAGGCCTTCAGGAAACTGAATAGGTGGCAAGTTATACAATAGCCTAACTATATGTCATTCATTCTACCAGTACCTTCAACCTTCTCATGTATAGTGTAACTGTTCTTATTCTATAGATCTCAGCGTTGTACATAGTGGGATGACCTTGTATAAACTCGCttgatgtaaatgtaaaaaacagTGTTTCGCTCTAAAAGCTGATACATTGTCTTGAAATAGCttgcaattcttttttttttctaacataTGGCCCCAAAGGGAATTACAAATATGCTTTGTTGTTTATATTTGCATCCTGGCGTTGGGTGCAGGATTAACATCGTACAGGTGGTCTACTGTGTGAGGGTTCAGTAGGTCTGAAGCTTTGGCCGTTGAAAAAGGGGTCATTATATGCACATTGAAATCTTAAAAAGCACGCAGTTGTTTTGTCGTTCATTTCAATGCCAGTATTGTATGTTTGCAcattttctttggattttttgtTACTAATTGACCCTTCTAGTTGATTAATATCTTAAGCTTTTTAAATTATTGTTCACGTAGTGTCTCTGTTGAACTAAAAAGTGGCCAAACTAAAGCAGGTGTATTTATTTCACTGTCTCTTCATGTGAACTGATGGTTCTATGAAATGAACGCAGCCGTTTTTCTATGTGTTTTATTATGTGATTAAGTTAATGCTACTTAATTGAAGTGTAAATTACTGGTTTATCGATGGAATAAAAAGGTATATTACACTTCAGATGCTAAAAACATTTTCTCCACCTTCTATTCACAATAAAAAGACAAGACAATTCCCCTTCTCTGAAGAGTTGAGGCTTTATTCCTCTGATCaacaaaaaacaagtgttacaaAAGAGCACCACAATCTGTACATAGGTTAAAAGTTAGttgatattttttatattaggAGACGCTTGTCTGAAAGGGTCAAATTCCCTAATTGAGACAACGCCTTCATCAGACTAATACTCGACATacacaattataaaaaaaaaatacatggaaATTGCTGTACCTTTCTGGTGTCATTTCATGGACCTGAATCGCTGATAATGCTACATGAGTATTAaaaagaagagggagaaagtggTAGGACGGCTTTGGGAatccattttttctttttttttacaaaagctAGAATAATTACATCCCATCTGAAGTTGAGCATCTAAAGACACTGTTTAAAAAGTGAAATTAAAAGGATTAAAATTTTCAAAAAATCAAGTGTAAAAATAAAAGCTATCTCTGACTGCAGTGATTATTTGCTCTGTTATGATCCATATACAGAAGTGCAAATCCAGTTCAAAGTGAAACAAAATTACCCAGAAAGCACCAGGCGGGAGAGGCCTCAAAGTGAGTCCTTTGCCTcacccaaccctccccccccccctcatatgATACAGCTGGCAGTGCTTGAGTCCCTGAGGGCAATGATGTAGAGAACCGCTACCTAGTGAGCCACTTAGTGCCGTCTCCGCGGTGCCCCTCCTCgtccccgggccccgggggggcccCCGGTGGGTGAGGCCGTCCTCACGCTAGTCCTGGGCCTCCCCGGCCGGGGCGGTGCTACAGACCGGGGGCGGCTGCGCTTCAGTGGGGGGCCCCTGGCCGGGCGGCGGCGCCCCCTGGGGGCAGGGTGACGCGCTGCTCGTCCATGCGCTTGGCCTGCGAGCGCATGATGAGGCTGAAGAAGTCCTCGTCGGGCACGGTGGGGCCGCgggccggcggcggggggggggcgcagcgCTGGTCGTCCAGACGGGAgccctgggggcggggggacgaGGAAGGGGGCAGGTTGTGAGCGGGCTTCAGGCCTTAGGGGCTGACACACCGTGTGGAAACACAGAGCTGAGGTGCGACCCAGAGGTGCAACCTTGATTGATCGACTAGTTTGAGTAACTGATGAAAACCGTTCTCAGGTTTACAATAAGTTATATTTAAAACTTTTAAGATTAGCCTTTTAAGACCATTATTAATGTGATTTAAGACATGGTTCATGGCAAAAAGTCCCTGAATTACTTGCAAagtaaaaacacattttgacaTTATCGAATCAGTTTGAACAGGCCCTTATTAACCTTGGAGGTGAGGTTTCTCTTCACGAAATGCCAATCCACGTTGCGCAatgtaagcacacacacttttttgcaCCTTTGCACACTTTTTTCAGAATGAGGAAACATGGTTTGAAGCAGCTCACTTATGTCGTCATTGCTTTGATATTACTgttgttaaaggtgacatattataccaacgGCTTGTTACGGCTAATCAcagtcacacctggtggtataatatgtcacattTAAGCAATTGTGTGTAGAGTCCAGAGCACTCCCGCTTTATAGTATAGATTACAcaatataatacatttttacaaCATGTCCAAAATCGTATTTAAGAATTTTGACACGTGTGTAAGTGTCAGTATATAATCTATACACACGTAAAACAAGAGCACACCGGAACATAAACCCAAGGAACTGAATCCATAACCACAAGCTCCTCCCCCTTTACCTGGCACTTGACGAGCATGTCGAAGAAGTTGTCGTCGGGCTCTGCGTTGTCGCCGTTGGCCATCAGGTGGCTGAGCACCGCCTGGCTGCCCTTCTGCTGGTGCAGCCTGAGGCCCGGCAGGTTGGCCCctcccaccgccgccgccgccgccgccgcgggctCGCTCGTCCTCCGGCCCGCCGACGCGCCCGCCGCCGACTCCGACCCGGAGGAGGAGCCCCTGCTGGGGGGCGCGTCCGGCCCGCTGCTCAGCGAGAGGCGGCTGCCCGGGTCCTGGATGGAGCAGCGCTGGTCGTCCATGCGGTTGCTCTGGAAGCGGCTGAGCAGGTCGAAGAAGCCCTCGTCCCCGAGCGCCTCGGGGCTGGGACGCTGGGCGGCACAAAAGAGAACGGAGGAAGACGTGAAACCGAGGCTAGGGATCCGGCTGGAGCCGGTTGCCTGGCGGTGGAGGAGCGGGCGGCACGTCTTACGTCGCCCCCCGTATCGGTCTCAAAGCCCCCCCTTACCTTCtgcggccccggggggcccgtCTGGctggggtccagggtgttgctGGTGTCCTGGAGGaccttggtggtggtggagccgcCCGCCTTGTGCTTCTTGCTGCGTAGCCGGCCGACGAAGAAGAGCTTGGAGGAGGCCTTGGCCAGGCTGGGCTTGGACTGCTTGGTCAGGATGTCGCTGTTCCACTTCTGACCCTGGGGACAGAAGGTGGAGGGCCAGtgagtcaggggggggggggggggggagctgaacAAGGTGACCAGGCTAGTGCTGGCTCAGGTCACAGGGCctaaaaataaattccctacctacccatgacctcaactgacaaccaacaggaaccaaacttttttttcagtCACCATTTTCtgactctcgctctctgtctctctagctgtgttcgaaatcgttccctattcactcactcactatcccctatatagtgttcatgatatagtgcactatatcatcaTCTTTCATAAACAGTTTAAGGCCACCATAAAGATTTGAATTGGCATTCCCCTTCAGTTTGATTTGAGGCACTTTGACCTCTGGTATAGCCCAAAGATAATGTACAAAATCTTTTTCCTTTTGGTCTATCAAAGTTGTGGAACATTTGTCATAGATTTCAATGTTCCTAATTAACCTTACATAAATTTGTGTGCTTATGtatttgcgtgcgtgcgtgcgtcttaCGTTCAGCTTGGTCTCTGgcgtcagcttcatcagctccAGGTTCTCCATGCTGTGTCTCCTCCCCGTACGAGGCCGtgctcctgcacacacacagccaacacaCAACAAGCTCTGTGAGCCCTTATTCCAGAGTCCTCACTGCTCTACGTTAAAACCAGCGCCTGCTGTGTGGGGGTACCGTTCAGAGGGAGGTCCGTCTCCTTGGCGTCCGACAGCGTGGAGCTGTTGGTGCTGTAGCTCAGACCCAGCACCGTCTGCAGGTCAGACACGTTCATACGGGCAGTCAGCTCTCCACTCCTGTCTCCAGTCTGGAAGAGGAGGTTCAAAGATCAACTCAATGAAATACAGTTACATTCATTGATATGTTACACGTTGTTTTTTAATCATGAAAATGAATGATATTAAAGATGATATGATATTAAATATAATGACGATTCAAGACATCTTCTGCAATAATACGTCCAATGCtgggctccacacacacacaacaaaatatgtatataatgaGAATTACATCATTCTTATTCGAATTAAAAAGATTTTATAAGTGAATATATTTTGTTTAACGCTCTTAAAAATGGAGGCGTTAAGACTAGCTTAATGATGCAGTGTTTCTGTTTAGGGATGGGCACGGTTGTTCGAGTATTCGATTATTAGGAATGACGTTGGAATATCGACTTTAGCTGTAgcagatttttttaatttttgcctaaagttaattaaatatattcatTAGCTATATTAATTACATATTGTGCATCAAATGCCATTGAATACTTGGAATACTTGGCTATATCGGCAACCACCGTTCCAGCAGAGAGCCTTTTCCCCGGCGGGCTTGATTGTAAATCGCCTCCGCACCCGCCTATCCACCGAGTACGTAGAtatccccatttttttttttacaagaatGAGTGATGCAGTAGGTGGGCTTATGTGTTATGACCAAATGTGTTAAGACTAAATGTTTTAGACGTACTGTATTTCCGTCTTACacataatatatttttgttgatgTTCTGTTGTATGCGCATCATGCGTAATGCGAGGCAGGCCCATGTGCTGCAAGTGGAGTTCTGTTGATGTCCAAGCCCACCAGTACTTATACTTTTTGCTGTTGTGCTTCAGTTACTTGAATCTATTCAGTTTGTGCCTTAAATTTACTTTAATCTAAATTTCAGTTTGTGCCTTAAGTATGCAATACTCTTCATTCATATTCATGTCAAAAAAGATTGTTTCGTTTCAACTCGTTTCGATTCAGCATACAGTGTttttctcgttttttttttccgtaGTTCGGTTAACCGGTtactaattatttttttatcgaatattcgaatattgACATgccttcaaatgcccatcccaatttcgtgtgtgtgtgtgtgtgtgtgtgtgtgtgtgtgtgtgttgtgtgtgtgtgtgtgtgtgtgtgtgtgtgtgtgtgtgtgtgtgtgtgtgtgtgtgtgtgtgtgtgtgtgtgtgtgtgtgtgtgtgtggtacatgcATGCTTGTACCTCTTTGGAGATCTCCAGGTGTTTCTCTGCAAAGTGCATGGCCTGGTCGTGGTTGCCCAGTGCGGTGTGGGCGTTCCCCAGACTCCAGCACGCACGCCCCTCCCCGATCCTGAAGACCATACCGGAGAACATTGCCATGGAGATGTTATACTGACGAAGAATCCTCTGGATAATGTTTCACTTTTCACATTGCCTTGTCATCTTAGAGTGTAGGTGAACCCCCGTTTCAGCGCAAAAATGGGTTTTGGGCTGACAGTTCTACGAAGGATAGGGGGCTTgatatccccatggttacaacCCACGGCAACCATGTGCGACTTTCTTTCTAGTACCGTCGTTGTGAGAGTCTTTCCATGAAATGCGGCCCACACAGTGGTGCTATACTATAAGTGTCCAAGTTTCGGTTTCGCGTAGATGGACATCAAAATGACCCGCTACCCAAACTGGTCTATATTATGTGTCCCAGCAGCATAACACTCGATCAGACGGGGACATCAACATCCACTGCTGCCCAGACGGAGCTCCGcttatccacacacacctcgaaGCAACGTTCTTAAACAGAGTGAACTTGTTTGCGAAGTTGCGAACCATAAAGCCTTGTTGTGGCAGACACCCCCCTCTGTCTGGACCCACTCTCCTTAAGGAGACAGACTAAAAGCTAACCCTATTGTATTGGGTCGACCATACAGCAATGGTGTCTATCTCCCTTAAAAGGTACATGTAACATTGACACTGAGCCTTTAAAACGGGTATTTCAGTTAAAATTCCCAATATGGGAGAGCGTTgccccctcctcctggcccctcATCAACAGACTCAAAGCTCCGAGGACTGCCAGGACAATGAAGGACAATGAAGGAACGCGAACGCAGACCAGCCGAACGCAACGTTATACTTTGAGATGGGAGCAATTATTCAGTTTTGAAAGACCAGTCTTACACTGTAAGTTAATCAGCTAATGTAGATTATTGTTTTCAATTGACTTATTGTTTGCGAACTATAGACCAGCTCATGTGTGGGCCTCTGTCTTGAAATCCTCCTGGACTCTTAACGGTCTCCATCTTTTCTACAAGATGTGCTCGTGTTGTAGCACAGCTCTGTTCGTGGCTTTATAGGTCGGGTAGAATCTAGCACAATCTCAGTTGATCCAGTTTGTTCGCTTGCTTCCATGGCTACGGCACGCAGTGTTCATGGGCCAATTTTCTCCCGGAACAGAGATTTCAGCGGATAACCCCACTGGCTGTGACATTGTTCTCAGAGAGGTCAGTATTTGAGTATGCAGTTTCCTTAATCTCTATGGAAATGTCAGGGTCATTTTATGATCTAGTACCGTCCATTTGTTACATATTGTCCCACTAAGTGACCAACAGCGTGCTCTGATAGGAGGTGGCCATGGGGAGAGGGCTTCTCCTGCGTTTGCACGTTTCTACCCCCAAATCAGACGGTAACCCAGAGCGAGTGTACCTGTCGTTGAGGTCCTGGGCTATGATGAGGTGTTTGAGGTGGTAGTCGATGGCCCTCTCGTAGTCCTGCAGAAGCGTGTAGGTGTTGCCCAGGCTGTAGCAGGCCTGGGCCTCCACCGCCCGGTCCTTCAGCTGTCTGGCCAGCTGCAGAGTCCTCCTGCGGGGGGCACAAAGCACACAGCCTTGttccctccccgtctctctcatTTACGCAATCCTTAACCAAACAGCCCCGAGGTCGCGGGGATGGCAAACAGGGATCCTCTTTTATACATCAAATGACCTTCTGACCAACATTTACAAACTTATTCCAAATACAAAGTGACGATGTAATGATGTGATGCTTTTGTGTTGCCAACAACCGTTCAATCATCCATCGGTTTGCGGGGACACTGCAGATAACCCTGTCTTTATGGGATGCATTCGAGTCAGAAACCACAAGAGATAAACTGTGAGTTGTGCGTAAGTATTTGCAAACTGCATTCCCTTGATAACAATGTGGCTTGATTTGGGCCTGAAGTGAGGCAGGCTTACTTGTAGTGCTCAGAGGCCACTTCAAACTCCCCCAGGAAGATGTAGGCGTTGCCCAGGTTGCAGTACGCCCGTCTCTCTGCCGAGCGGTCGCCAAACTCCTTGGCGATGAGGAGGCGCTAAGGGGTGCAAAGGGTAACACTcttagtttatttatatatatatcgcaCAATCATGTTTCTGCATCTTTGAAATTTGGAAGAAGCTTGTTTTGGTTTCAGAGCTACACAATACCTGTTCATGGGAGGCCACGGCGCAGCGAAAGTTCCCCAAGAGGTAATGTGTGTTGCCAAGGTTACCGTACGTCCTTCCCTGCGCGGCCCTGTCTCCGAGCTCCTTGACGATGGCCAAGTTTGCCCTGGAAGGCACCAAGACGGGTCAGTCTAATATTGATTTCGGGAGGCTGATCGGAGatcagacagagggagataagGAGCAGCCTGAGCGTTTCGACTCACTCGTAGTACTCCGCCGCTTGCCGCAGCGCCGTCATGACCTCCTCGGGGAAGTCCCCCGGCTCTGCCCCACTCCAGCAGATACTCTTCCCCTTGGCGTGGTACACGTTCCCGAAGTTATACAGGGCCCTCGCCTGGCCCatctaacagacagacagacagacaaacacacagacagtcacacacacacaggatagaGCGATGTCAGCGTATGATGTCAAAacgacacacagacccacatatCGGGAGGGTGACATGTTGGTACAGGAGTGGACTTCGTGCAGCTTCACGTTATCACGCAGGGTCCGCCTCACCTTGTCGCCGATGTCCCTGGAGATGTCCAGGTGCCTCTGGCAGCAGATCACCGCCTCGTCGAACCGCCCAAGCACCTTCAACGTGTTGCCCAGGTTCCCGCTGGCCTTGGCTTCGCCCATCAGGTCACCGACGGTCCTAGACGGGGATGTTTAACACGACATGTGAGGAAGGAGTTGTAGACAAGCGTGGGAGGTTTGGATGTTTTTCAGCTTCCTGAGACTGGATAAGACCACTGGGATCATGGAGATGAGAAATCCCAAATCGAAATTTGAATattgaaataaatcaaaataaatcTGACTGATAACAAAGGTTAAAAAAATCGGGAAAATGCATGAGGCCCAAAGATATGTTATGTCTGTTGATTTTCTCCACAATCCCCTAATTTGGCCCCACGGCCCTATCTCCCAGGGTGAGTGCGCTGCCCGCTCCggggtgcgagtgtgtgcgggGGTCCAACCTGGTCAGCGTGAGGTCGTGGTGGTGGAACTCCAGGGCCTTGCCGTAGTCGTGCAGGTGGAAGTAGGCGTTGCCCAGCTGGCTGTAGATGGCGCTCAGCACCTGTAGGTCCTCCGTTCCCACCTGGATGGCGGCCTCGAAGAAGGACACGCCGGCCCGGTAGTCCCCCACCTTGCAGAGCCGCTCCCCCTCCAGGGCCAGCTCCAGGCAGGACGCCTCCATCCTAGACCAGGACGGACCACAGCAGTCTTAAAACAATGCTTCTATGCGCCCCTGAACCCCTCTCTGTTGTGTCCTGAGATCCGAAGGCACTACGTGAATACTTAGAAAAAAATATAGCTACAACATATAATGTACCTGTTCAACTGTGGTTGAGAGGTTAAAGTGCCtttacacaaccacacaaacactcccacatatacacaaacacacactcacaaagacacacacacacacacacacagctaagtGGACATGTTCCCAGTGCAGAAAGTGGTCCTTATGTTCTAACAATCCCACTGGAGAGACAGCAGCCAATCTGGCACAACACCATATGGAAAACTCAGGTACTCAGGAAGCAAAAGCGTACTCGCTGGCTGAGGGCTTTGGGAAAATGGAAAAGGGTACTCGTACTGCGTGGACATCAAGTACagaagggaagggggaggagggggaaacagaCAAGGGGGAGAACTCCACCCACAGTCCACGACCAGAGCCCCTCTTCCGAGGAAAGGCGTTTGGCAGGGACTGTTTTTCAGCCACTTCCTCCCGACTACAGAGAACAATGGCCAAGGTTGATCGCAGGCCTTGTTTGTTGTGGTAGAAGGAGTCCTTTCCTGTCGCCATTGGTCAATATCATGTATATACAATATTGTGCCTGGGAACTCAAAAAACTCAAAAGAGGCAAATGGTACAGCACACCATTCGCTGTGTACTTACGGCCACAAAAGACGACATTTCTGTGCACAGAAACCCTTTTGGCCTTTCAAAACAAAGTGTAGACTGACTGTGGGGCCAGGCAAGCAGGAGGGTGTTGAGAATCGAAGGAGGATTAGCTGATTAATGGCAGATTACAGAGCATGTTTCTACAACTGCTGCAGTCGTGCAGCAAACATTTGGTTTTGCCAAGGCCCACCCAAAACTTCATAAACAAGATTGGCTTTGCAGAGCCACATTCAGTTTGTTGACTCCCAATGCTCCCGTTTGTTCCTACTCAAGGCTTTGAACTCAGGAAGAACACCAACACTTCCTGGATCATAAAAGGCTCATCGGGGCTACTCAACAAAAAGCTCATAGATGGTGTGTTGCTGAGATTACACACAGATGCCAACTGCTAACCTAAAGAACTAAAGTAGCTTGTTCTGTTAAATCGTGCAGACAACCAAGCACTTGGAAGCCGACCAAGCATGTGTAAACATCTGCTTACGCCTTTAATTTGTCCTATAATCGTACTGTTCCAGGATAATAACGGTCGGTTCTGCTAATTCTGCCCTACCTGCATGTTTTCCGTCTCTTATataaacagcagcagcagcagcagcgcatGGCACATGACAGAGGCATCTAAATAGGTTTCCACCAGGGGAAAAACTCCAGGCAGCCCCTTCTATTTCTTCTTTGTCTCTGAGGCATGAAGAGATCTAATTCAGATCCTTAGCCTATACACCATTTTAACACTGCACTGAATTATTAACTGAACCTAGGTTAAGGGAGATCAAGTATTTTTCCAATCGCTGTTGAATCTATCTCAGCAGACTTGGGGGAGCCCACAACTTTCAAGGTGAAGCCAATGCAATCAGCGTGGTATTAACCTGGAGCCTCAAGGAACCTCCCCAATCAGCGATTCTACGGCTAATCCACTTTTCTTTCGTTCCagtaccctctctctctatcatcttTATTTGGACCTAGGTCATCTCAGATTAGTATGACAGAAGAGATGGGACAACTTTCAGATTACACTTGTTGCCATTGATAAGCAGCTTTATTAGGACATTCAAGCTGCGTTAGACAGCGCATGCATTGTTCCAATAGAAATGATCGTAGCTCTCAGCAAACAGGTGTCCCTTGCAGGTCCATTCACAGTGGCAAAACAAAGCAAGGAGTAATGAATGTTTCAGCGGGCCTGTTTAACTATTGATGTTTACTGGAGCGGTCCCCTTCTGTGTCTGAAAGGTCTCCTCTGCTCTCAGACACTCCGTACCTGGACAGGTACGCAGACAGCTGTCTCACGTCTGTTTAAACACAGTACCCTGCCTTCAGTCAACAAGCTAACCCTAATTAGGAAAGAGGTGCTTGTCACGCAGGGTTTAGTCTGATTAAACATGGAGCTTCAATCACCGACTCCAAATGACTGATACAGCATTATTTGTCTCTTGACTAGGCCACTCAACATAACAGAGTATGACCTGAACATGTGCAACAGGTGTTATGAGGCTAGTAATAACAAGGGTCTTCCCTTTGCCTTAATGCACCAACATTTACTTTATCAATAGTCCCACATGAAAACAACCTAGAAAAGGACTAATACTCATAGTATTAGTCCTTTAATACTCACTAGTACCATAAGTCGAGAGAGGGCAGATGCCTACCTGTAGCGGATATGAAAGGACTGGTCCTCGCCTTGGACGCTAAGCATAGAGCCTTTTTCATCCATTGTAGTGCATATTATGAGGGACAATCCCAGTTTGTTCCAGTAAAAATTGTTGGACGCGAAAAAAGAAACGTTCCCTATTCAGAATAGGGTGAGGACAGTGAGGCCATATTCGCATGAGCTCCTTGATGAAGGGTTGATATAGTTGAAGAGAACTAGAGCGAGGGTGGGCTGAAGCCTCTATGAGTCTTTAAAAGAGTCTCCAGAGTCCTGAGTGCTCTGTCAATACTAGGTTCattcagtgcgtgtgtgtcgccGTTCGGGCTGTCTCCTCTCTGCGGCCCTCTGTGAAGAGAACACAAGATGCTGTGTGTAAATCCTCATTCTGGCCACGCCGCGCCATGGCAACCCCAACCAAACAGCAGCATGCTGAAGCAGGGCAGGGCGAGTGCAGGGAGCGAGGGAAGGAGGTGGACAGAATACATTGGTGGGAGGGGGCAAATCGCAGGCAACCTGTCAACGGAGATTCACCCGGTTCAGGGGCGTGTACTGCAGACACTAGATGAGGAGCACGTGCCTGTGGATAGGGCATGAGCATGCAGAGATACATGGGCTTAGGCTGGAGCTCTGACAGTGGGAAATAAAGGGAAAGCGTTGGCGTTGCTTGGTTTACAGCaatcaacagaaaatatgattGATATTATTGAATATTGATTATATTGGCAGAAAGTCCTCGAAGATATAGTTTGGTAGAGAAATGATAGTAAACCGTAATGAGTGTAAAGCAAAGAGTAAGCTCCCAAGTACACCTCTAAGAAGGGTAAGAGTCGACCATTACCTC is a genomic window of Gadus morhua chromosome 8, gadMor3.0, whole genome shotgun sequence containing:
- the gpsm2 gene encoding G-protein-signaling modulator 2 isoform X1; its protein translation is MDEKGSMLSVQGEDQSFHIRYRMEASCLELALEGERLCKVGDYRAGVSFFEAAIQVGTEDLQVLSAIYSQLGNAYFHLHDYGKALEFHHHDLTLTRTVGDLMGEAKASGNLGNTLKVLGRFDEAVICCQRHLDISRDIGDKMGQARALYNFGNVYHAKGKSICWSGAEPGDFPEEVMTALRQAAEYYEANLAIVKELGDRAAQGRTYGNLGNTHYLLGNFRCAVASHEQRLLIAKEFGDRSAERRAYCNLGNAYIFLGEFEVASEHYKRTLQLARQLKDRAVEAQACYSLGNTYTLLQDYERAIDYHLKHLIIAQDLNDRIGEGRACWSLGNAHTALGNHDQAMHFAEKHLEISKETGDRSGELTARMNVSDLQTVLGLSYSTNSSTLSDAKETDLPLNGARPRTGRRHSMENLELMKLTPETKLNGQKWNSDILTKQSKPSLAKASSKLFFVGRLRSKKHKAGGSTTTKVLQDTSNTLDPSQTGPPGPQKRPSPEALGDEGFFDLLSRFQSNRMDDQRCSIQDPGSRLSLSSGPDAPPSRGSSSGSESAAGASAGRRTSEPAAAAAAAVGGANLPGLRLHQQKGSQAVLSHLMANGDNAEPDDNFFDMLVKCQGSRLDDQRCAPPPPPARGPTVPDEDFFSLIMRSQAKRMDEQRVTLPPGGAAARPGAPH
- the gpsm2 gene encoding G-protein-signaling modulator 2 isoform X2, which gives rise to MEASCLELALEGERLCKVGDYRAGVSFFEAAIQVGTEDLQVLSAIYSQLGNAYFHLHDYGKALEFHHHDLTLTRTVGDLMGEAKASGNLGNTLKVLGRFDEAVICCQRHLDISRDIGDKMGQARALYNFGNVYHAKGKSICWSGAEPGDFPEEVMTALRQAAEYYEANLAIVKELGDRAAQGRTYGNLGNTHYLLGNFRCAVASHEQRLLIAKEFGDRSAERRAYCNLGNAYIFLGEFEVASEHYKRTLQLARQLKDRAVEAQACYSLGNTYTLLQDYERAIDYHLKHLIIAQDLNDRIGEGRACWSLGNAHTALGNHDQAMHFAEKHLEISKETGDRSGELTARMNVSDLQTVLGLSYSTNSSTLSDAKETDLPLNGARPRTGRRHSMENLELMKLTPETKLNGQKWNSDILTKQSKPSLAKASSKLFFVGRLRSKKHKAGGSTTTKVLQDTSNTLDPSQTGPPGPQKRPSPEALGDEGFFDLLSRFQSNRMDDQRCSIQDPGSRLSLSSGPDAPPSRGSSSGSESAAGASAGRRTSEPAAAAAAAVGGANLPGLRLHQQKGSQAVLSHLMANGDNAEPDDNFFDMLVKCQGSRLDDQRCAPPPPPARGPTVPDEDFFSLIMRSQAKRMDEQRVTLPPGGAAARPGAPH